A genomic region of Janthinobacterium lividum contains the following coding sequences:
- a CDS encoding lysozyme inhibitor LprI family protein: MKISLPLLKTILLGASCLLAAPVFAAAPAPYPNTSAMGVGHAESTAWYAGCLKVKDAAPPPADLPAPSAVASLQQCQATDLYYDTKSMSSPKPADWRPARHCAMATQNSAVLMMLYQNGQGVQKDPLLALKYACSIDAAPAEMQGRIEHLQKINASGRGMIDLCDDITSGYMMGVCSAIDARQKQRVRTQATGKVSASMPAAAQASLQKLQAAASKFADARADYETDLSGTARAALSIAARTAELDLLAHDLREYEAGKLPTSMSREQAAALDKELNAIYGKLMKKPAQTHAGAVGKDGIRATQRLWLAYRDAWMNFGAVRYPFVTSDSWAGLLTSRRNVQLHDLLEN, translated from the coding sequence ATGAAAATTAGTCTACCCTTATTGAAAACGATATTGCTGGGCGCGAGCTGCCTGCTGGCTGCCCCGGTTTTTGCCGCGGCGCCCGCACCGTACCCGAATACCAGCGCCATGGGCGTGGGTCACGCGGAAAGCACGGCCTGGTATGCGGGTTGCCTGAAGGTCAAGGATGCGGCGCCGCCGCCTGCCGACTTGCCGGCGCCGTCCGCCGTGGCATCCCTGCAGCAGTGCCAGGCAACAGACCTGTATTACGATACCAAGAGTATGTCCTCACCCAAGCCGGCGGACTGGCGTCCTGCGCGCCATTGCGCCATGGCCACGCAGAACAGCGCTGTCCTGATGATGCTGTACCAGAATGGGCAGGGCGTGCAGAAAGACCCGTTGCTGGCGCTGAAGTACGCGTGCAGCATCGATGCGGCGCCAGCCGAGATGCAAGGGCGCATCGAACACTTGCAGAAGATCAATGCCAGCGGACGCGGCATGATCGATTTGTGCGACGACATCACCAGCGGCTACATGATGGGCGTGTGCAGCGCCATCGATGCGCGCCAGAAACAACGCGTGCGCACGCAGGCGACAGGTAAAGTCAGCGCAAGCATGCCTGCCGCGGCGCAAGCGTCGCTGCAAAAACTGCAGGCGGCGGCAAGCAAGTTTGCCGATGCGCGCGCGGACTATGAAACGGATTTGAGCGGCACGGCCCGCGCCGCCCTGAGCATCGCCGCCCGCACGGCCGAGCTTGATCTGCTGGCGCACGATTTGCGCGAGTACGAAGCGGGCAAGCTGCCAACCAGCATGTCCAGGGAACAGGCGGCGGCGCTCGACAAGGAACTCAACGCCATCTACGGCAAGCTCATGAAGAAGCCGGCGCAAACCCATGCGGGCGCCGTGGGCAAGGATGGCATCCGCGCCACCCAGCGCCTGTGGCTGGCATACCGCGATGCGTGGATGAACTTTGGCGCCGTGCGTTATCCATTCGTGACGAGCGACAGTTGGGCCGGCCTGCTGACGTCGCGGCGCAATGTGCAACTGCACGACTTGCTGGAGAATTGA
- a CDS encoding alpha/beta hydrolase family protein, translating to MTSPRLRRSLGSLLIAAACASLATTVHAADTKATTPVAATQTDARHAITHEDVWLMKRVGAPVASPDGKWAVFSVVDSAYSSQDQSSDLWIKSLLDDSPARRLTSSKGGESAVAWSPDSRQLVFVAKRDGDDAGQIYRLDVAAGGEAQRLTSLTLGARMPKWSPDGKQLLFISDIYPGNKTEADVKQSAKERKERKYSARSYETTAPRYFDKWLTDKQVRLFIVDADAAATPRDILSGTQLVTLPGFGGGQGDEGQSLDAVWTPDGKAVVFNAATNRDAAQREAVVSQLYLLPVAGGEAQRLTQDKHSYGSLKFAADGKTLFALSDAQTPGKVYDVKRLASFAWPMSNPAPTILTAKLDRSISRFVLPEGGKRVIFSYEHAGLEKLYSIDARGGDVREEPSLPTGTINSLSSGGKALVGVWESAINPPEIYAFNGKQPKRLTTFNTDKASKIDWQAPEHFWFTTADGRQIHNMLVKPANFDPNKKYPLFTVIHGGAASMWRDQFVLRWNYHLLAKPGYVVLLTDYKGSTGYGEEFSRAIQFDPLKGPGDEVNQGVDEAIKKYPFIDSTKLAAGGASYGGHLANWLQATTTRYKAIVSHAGEMDLIMQWGTSDGGFGRETNAGGPVWSNLPVWREQSPVMQAGNHEKGTGFTTPILITVGELDYRVPANNALMNFAVQQRLNVPAKLLVFPDENHWILKGENSRFFYSEVEGWLAKYLK from the coding sequence ATGACCTCACCCCGTCTTCGCCGTTCCCTCGGCTCCCTGCTGATCGCAGCGGCCTGCGCCTCGCTGGCAACGACCGTCCACGCCGCCGATACCAAGGCCACCACCCCAGTTGCCGCCACGCAAACCGATGCCAGGCACGCCATCACGCATGAAGACGTGTGGCTGATGAAACGGGTGGGCGCGCCCGTCGCCAGCCCGGACGGCAAGTGGGCCGTGTTTTCCGTGGTCGACAGCGCCTACTCTAGCCAAGACCAATCGTCGGACCTGTGGATCAAGTCGCTGCTTGACGACAGCCCTGCGCGCCGCCTGACCTCGTCCAAGGGCGGCGAAAGCGCCGTGGCCTGGTCGCCGGACAGCCGCCAGCTGGTCTTCGTTGCCAAGCGCGACGGCGATGACGCGGGACAGATTTACCGCCTCGACGTGGCTGCTGGCGGCGAAGCGCAGCGCCTGACCTCGCTCACCCTGGGCGCGCGCATGCCGAAATGGAGCCCGGATGGCAAGCAATTGCTGTTCATCAGCGATATCTATCCAGGCAACAAGACGGAAGCCGACGTCAAGCAAAGCGCGAAAGAGCGCAAGGAGCGCAAATACAGCGCCCGTTCGTATGAAACGACGGCGCCCCGCTATTTCGACAAATGGTTGACCGACAAGCAGGTGCGGCTGTTCATCGTCGACGCCGACGCCGCAGCAACCCCGCGCGACATCCTGTCGGGCACACAACTGGTCACCCTGCCGGGCTTTGGCGGCGGCCAGGGCGACGAGGGGCAATCGCTGGATGCCGTCTGGACGCCGGACGGCAAGGCCGTCGTCTTCAATGCGGCCACCAACCGCGATGCGGCCCAGCGCGAAGCCGTCGTCTCGCAACTGTACTTGCTGCCCGTGGCGGGCGGTGAAGCGCAGCGTTTGACGCAGGACAAGCACAGCTATGGCTCCCTGAAATTCGCGGCCGACGGCAAGACGCTGTTCGCGCTCAGCGACGCGCAAACGCCGGGCAAAGTGTATGACGTGAAACGCCTGGCCAGCTTCGCCTGGCCGATGAGCAATCCTGCGCCGACCATCCTGACGGCCAAGCTGGACCGCTCGATTTCGCGCTTTGTGCTGCCCGAAGGCGGCAAGCGCGTCATCTTCAGCTATGAACATGCTGGCCTGGAAAAGCTGTACTCGATCGACGCCAGGGGTGGCGACGTGCGCGAGGAACCATCCTTGCCGACGGGTACCATCAACTCGCTGAGCAGCGGCGGCAAGGCCCTGGTGGGCGTGTGGGAATCCGCCATCAATCCACCGGAAATCTACGCCTTCAACGGCAAGCAGCCGAAGCGCCTGACGACCTTCAACACGGACAAGGCAAGTAAAATCGACTGGCAGGCGCCCGAGCACTTCTGGTTCACCACGGCCGACGGCCGCCAGATCCACAATATGCTCGTCAAGCCGGCCAACTTTGACCCGAACAAGAAATACCCGCTGTTTACCGTCATCCACGGCGGCGCGGCCAGCATGTGGCGCGACCAGTTCGTGCTGCGCTGGAACTATCATTTGCTGGCCAAGCCCGGCTATGTCGTGCTGCTGACGGACTACAAGGGTTCCACCGGCTATGGCGAGGAATTCTCGCGGGCTATCCAGTTCGATCCGCTGAAGGGCCCTGGCGATGAAGTCAACCAGGGCGTCGATGAAGCCATCAAGAAATATCCATTTATCGACAGCACGAAACTGGCTGCCGGCGGCGCCAGCTATGGCGGCCACCTGGCCAACTGGCTGCAAGCGACCACCACGCGCTACAAGGCCATTGTCTCGCATGCGGGCGAAATGGACCTGATCATGCAATGGGGTACCAGCGATGGCGGCTTCGGCCGTGAAACCAATGCAGGCGGCCCCGTGTGGTCGAACCTGCCCGTGTGGCGCGAGCAAAGCCCCGTCATGCAAGCGGGCAACCACGAAAAAGGCACGGGTTTCACGACCCCCATCCTGATCACCGTGGGCGAGCTCGATTACCGCGTGCCGGCCAACAATGCATTGATGAACTTTGCCGTGCAACAGCGCCTGAACGTGCCGGCGAAACTGCTGGTCTTCCCGGACGAAAACCACTGGATTTTGAAGGGCGAGAACAGCCGCTTCTTCTATAGCGAAGTCGAGGGCTGGCTGGCCAAATACTTAAAATAA
- a CDS encoding MFS transporter: MLSLSFSQWLERRGVHFAWVIVAITFLTALTSSAALGLPGALMQPLSREFGWDAEQISSALAVRFVLFGLMGPFAAILMERFGLRNVICVALGLIAAGMLLATRMTQFWHLVALWGILLGLGSGMTALVLSAVVANRWFETHRGLVVGVLTASSATGQLLFLPVGAWLIEHYGWRTAVMPVFAACATVAVLAFLCMRNRPQDVALRPYGADPATPLVAAPAATMTFATPFMILRSVAANRTFWILFGTFFICGLSTNGLIQTHFISLCGDSGLSAVPAASVLAMMGAFDLFGTILSGWLSDRYDNRKLLFWYYGLRGLSLFWLPYSEFTLYGLSLFAMFYGLDWIATVPPTVKLVGATFGRERAGMVFGWIFAGHQLGAAVAAYGAGRIRTLMLTYNPALFAAGAACLVAALLVLAIQRQKAAVASAQPA; the protein is encoded by the coding sequence ATGCTTTCCCTATCTTTTTCGCAATGGCTGGAGCGGCGCGGCGTGCACTTTGCCTGGGTCATCGTCGCCATTACTTTCCTCACCGCCTTGACGTCGTCGGCCGCGCTGGGTTTGCCGGGCGCGCTGATGCAGCCCTTGAGCCGCGAGTTCGGCTGGGATGCCGAGCAGATTTCCTCGGCCCTGGCCGTGCGCTTCGTGCTGTTCGGCCTGATGGGGCCGTTTGCCGCCATCCTGATGGAGCGTTTCGGCTTGCGCAATGTCATCTGCGTGGCTCTGGGCCTGATCGCAGCGGGCATGCTGCTGGCCACGCGCATGACGCAGTTCTGGCACCTGGTCGCCCTGTGGGGCATCCTGCTGGGTCTCGGTTCGGGCATGACGGCGCTGGTCTTGAGCGCCGTGGTGGCGAACCGCTGGTTCGAGACGCACCGTGGCCTGGTGGTGGGCGTGCTGACGGCCAGTTCGGCCACGGGCCAGCTGCTGTTCCTGCCCGTGGGCGCCTGGCTGATAGAACACTACGGCTGGCGCACGGCCGTCATGCCCGTGTTTGCCGCCTGCGCCACCGTCGCCGTGCTGGCCTTCCTGTGCATGCGCAACCGCCCGCAGGACGTGGCCTTGCGTCCCTACGGCGCCGACCCGGCCACGCCCCTGGTGGCGGCGCCGGCGGCGACAATGACGTTTGCCACGCCGTTCATGATCCTGCGCAGCGTGGCGGCGAACCGCACCTTCTGGATATTGTTCGGCACGTTTTTCATCTGCGGCCTCAGCACGAATGGCTTGATCCAGACGCATTTCATTTCCCTGTGCGGCGACTCGGGCCTGTCAGCCGTGCCGGCCGCGTCCGTGCTGGCCATGATGGGCGCGTTCGACCTGTTTGGCACCATCTTGTCCGGCTGGCTGTCGGACCGCTATGACAACCGCAAGCTGCTGTTCTGGTATTACGGCTTGCGTGGCTTGTCGCTGTTCTGGCTGCCGTATTCGGAATTCACCTTGTACGGCCTGTCCCTGTTCGCCATGTTCTACGGCCTGGACTGGATCGCCACCGTGCCGCCGACGGTGAAACTGGTGGGGGCCACGTTTGGCCGGGAGCGGGCGGGCATGGTCTTCGGCTGGATCTTCGCCGGCCACCAGCTGGGCGCCGCCGTGGCCGCCTACGGCGCGGGCCGCATCCGCACCCTGATGCTGACCTACAATCCTGCCCTGTTCGCGGCCGGCGCCGCCTGCCTCGTCGCCGCGCTGCTGGTGCTGGCGATCCAGCGGCAGAAGGCGGCCGTGGCCTCCGCCCAGCCCGCATGA
- a CDS encoding BON domain-containing protein — MNKMIALMLAASASALLAATPAYAQDASYKSLTDKASADYKQAKAACDAHSGNAKKVCVEEAKVARAKADSDAVAQYRNTPRELGKARKDVANAEYDLAKAKCGDRTGADKTTCMTDAKAAKTAALADANTGARAGTNVAQNPPATMKENCDAMDATAKAACVTRNAAGSTKTAVADSVITTKIKADLVKDNDLKALDVHVETVNGVVMLSGFVPSQAQVKKAADLARGVEGVTDVKNGLKVK, encoded by the coding sequence ATGAACAAAATGATCGCACTCATGCTGGCCGCCAGTGCCAGCGCCCTGCTTGCCGCCACGCCCGCGTATGCGCAGGATGCCTCGTACAAGAGTTTGACGGACAAGGCATCGGCCGACTACAAGCAGGCCAAGGCCGCCTGCGACGCCCACAGCGGCAACGCGAAAAAAGTCTGCGTGGAGGAAGCCAAGGTGGCGCGCGCCAAGGCCGATTCGGACGCCGTGGCGCAATACCGCAACACGCCGCGCGAACTGGGCAAGGCCCGCAAGGATGTCGCCAATGCCGAGTATGACCTGGCCAAGGCCAAGTGCGGCGACCGCACGGGGGCCGATAAAACCACGTGCATGACCGATGCCAAGGCGGCGAAAACGGCCGCGCTGGCCGATGCCAACACGGGCGCCAGGGCCGGCACCAACGTGGCGCAAAATCCGCCTGCCACGATGAAGGAAAACTGCGACGCCATGGATGCGACGGCCAAGGCCGCTTGCGTGACGCGCAATGCGGCCGGCAGCACCAAGACGGCCGTGGCCGACTCTGTCATCACGACGAAAATCAAGGCTGACCTCGTCAAGGACAACGACTTGAAAGCACTCGATGTACACGTGGAAACGGTCAACGGTGTCGTCATGCTCAGCGGCTTCGTGCCTTCGCAGGCGCAAGTGAAAAAAGCCGCCGACCTGGCCCGTGGCGTGGAAGGCGTGACGGATGTGAAGAATGGCTTGAAGGTGAAGTAA